In one Antennarius striatus isolate MH-2024 chromosome 1, ASM4005453v1, whole genome shotgun sequence genomic region, the following are encoded:
- the dut gene encoding deoxyuridine 5'-triphosphate nucleotidohydrolase, mitochondrial isoform X2 produces MQATSAAAVSPSKRARTEAEKRPVLKFAKLSEHATTPTRGSAKAAGYDLYSAYEYSIGPMDKTVVKTDIQIAVPHGCYGRVAPRSGLAAKNFIDVGAGVVDEDYRGNVGVVLFNFSKDTFHVKKGDRIAQLVCERICYPDLVEQETLDDTERGSGGFGSTGCN; encoded by the exons AAGCTACAAGTGCTGCAGCAGTTTCTCCATCAAAGAGAGCCAGAACAGAAGCAGAGAAGAGACCTGTCCTCAAATTTGCTAAACTTTCTGAACATGCAACAACACCTACCAGAGGATCAGCTAAAGCAGCAGGATATGATCTCTACAG TGCATATGAATACTCCATTGGTCCAATGGACAAGACTGTTGTGAAGACAGACATCCAGATAGCAGTTCCGCATGGCTGCTATGGGAGAGTGG CACCGCGGTCAGGACTGGCAGCAAAGAACTTCATTGATGTTGGTG CTGGAGTTGTAGATGAAGATTATAGAGGAAATGTTGGAGTTGTGCTCTTTAACTTCAGCAAGGACACATTTCATG TTAAAAAAGGTGACAGAATTGCTCAGCTGGTGTGTGAGAGGATCTGCTACCCAGATCTAGTGGAACAAGAG ACACTTGACGATACAGAGCGAGGCTCTGGAGGCTTTGGATCGACTGGGTGCAACTGA